The Nocardioides sp. cx-173 genome segment AGCTCGATGCCGAGGGTCCGGGTGAAGCCCTGGATGCCCATCTTCGCCGCGGAGTAGTTGGCCTGGCCGCGGTTGCCCAGCGCCGAGACGCTGGAGAGGTTGAGGATCTTGCCGTACTTCTGCTCGACGAAGTGCTTCTGGGCCGCCTTGGTCATCAGGAACGCGCCCTTGAGGTGCACCCCCATGACCAGGTCCCAGTCGTCCTCGGTCATCTTGAACAGCAGGTTGTCGCGGGTGATCCCGGCGTTGTTGACGAGGATGTGGATGCCGCCGAGCTCCTCGACGACGCGCGCCACCGCGGCGTCGACCGAGGCCGCGTCGCTGACGTCGGCGCCGATGCCCACGGCCTTGGCGCCCTCGGTGAGCGGCAGGCGGCCGGCCGCGTCGGCGGCGGCGGTCTCGTCGAGGTCGACGATCGCGACCGACGCGCCCTCCTCGGCGAAGCGAGTGGCGGTCCCGAAGCCGATGCCGCGCGCGGCCCCCGTGATGACCGCGATGCGTCCGTCGAACCGACCCATGGTGAGACTCCTCGTGTCGCTGGTGGGGGAACGCTCGTCACTCTAGAGAAGCCCGCAACCGCGCCGCGTACTGGCCCGACTCGCCCTCGGCGTACCTGGTGCGGGGCCAGAAGAAGCCGCGCAGGCCGTCGCCCTTGGTGCGGGGCACGACGTGCAGGTGCAGGTGGGGCACCGACTGGCTCACGACGTTGTTCATCGCGACGAAGCTGCCCTGCGCGCCGAGCCCTTCGACCATGGCGGTCGCCAGGCGCTGGGAGGCGGCCAGGAACCCGCCGCCGAGCTCGGCCGGGAGGTCCGGGAGGGTGGCGACGTGGCGGCGCGGCACCAGCAGGACGTGGCCCTTGAAGACCGGGCGCCGGTCGAGGAACGCCACGAAGTCGTCGGTGTCGAGCACGACGTCGGCCGCGCCCTCGCCGGCCACGATCGCGCAGAAGACGCACTCGGCCATGTCGCCCAGTATCCTTGACGTGCTCAGGGTTTCGCGCGTCTTGGAGGTGGGTTCGGCGCGCTGTCTCGCATACCCAGAGGAACCTCGTTGTCACCGCTCGCCTCCTACCGCCGTCTGCTCCACCTGGCCGGTCCCCTCTACGTGCTCGTCGCCTTCCTGGGCAGACTGCCGCTGAGCATGAGCCAGATCGGCACCCTGCTCCTGGTCTCCG includes the following:
- a CDS encoding SDR family NAD(P)-dependent oxidoreductase, which gives rise to MGRFDGRIAVITGAARGIGFGTATRFAEEGASVAIVDLDETAAADAAGRLPLTEGAKAVGIGADVSDAASVDAAVARVVEELGGIHILVNNAGITRDNLLFKMTEDDWDLVMGVHLKGAFLMTKAAQKHFVEQKYGKILNLSSVSALGNRGQANYSAAKMGIQGFTRTLGIELGPFGINANAIAPGFIATEMTDATAARLKMDVEEFRRLNAEANPVRRVGYPEDIAAAAAFLCSDEASYITGQTLYVDGGAKLG
- a CDS encoding HIT family protein, which gives rise to MLGDMAECVFCAIVAGEGAADVVLDTDDFVAFLDRRPVFKGHVLLVPRRHVATLPDLPAELGGGFLAASQRLATAMVEGLGAQGSFVAMNNVVSQSVPHLHLHVVPRTKGDGLRGFFWPRTRYAEGESGQYAARLRASLE